A single window of Deinococcus misasensis DSM 22328 DNA harbors:
- the argJ gene encoding bifunctional glutamate N-acetyltransferase/amino-acid acetyltransferase ArgJ, translated as MTLPFQPRGFQVCAKNIGIKQGLLDFTVIASEVPASGAAVFTKSAFCGSPIIVGREHVQNGILQAFVINSGNSNVATGEQGIQNAREIVRLVAEELSIQPEDILPSSTGVIGRQLPMDIIRKGIVGVGKELQAGHLEDAAVAIMTTDTRPKVRAAKIGDAVLVGMAKGSGMIEPNMATMLSYFATDAKIDPETLQNLLREVVNLSFNMVSVDTDTSTSDTVAMMANGLAGEVDLEAFKQVFLSMAIELAQEIARDGEGATKLIEVRVKGANSFQDAKALAKSIVNSPLVKTAIFGTDPNWGRIAMALGKVETFNTQIDPYLVQISFGDLMVYDKGNSDTGQLDALTAYLKGKDILIDVHLNLGDQEATVWGCDLTYEYVKINGEYTT; from the coding sequence ATGACCCTTCCCTTTCAGCCCAGAGGCTTTCAAGTGTGTGCCAAAAACATTGGCATCAAACAGGGTTTGCTGGATTTCACCGTGATCGCCTCTGAAGTGCCCGCCTCGGGCGCAGCGGTGTTCACCAAGAGTGCTTTTTGTGGAAGCCCGATCATTGTGGGCCGTGAGCACGTTCAGAACGGCATTTTGCAGGCTTTTGTGATCAACTCGGGCAACAGCAACGTGGCCACCGGAGAGCAAGGCATCCAGAATGCCCGTGAAATTGTGCGTCTGGTCGCCGAAGAACTCTCCATTCAGCCAGAGGACATCCTCCCCTCCTCCACTGGGGTCATTGGTCGCCAGTTGCCCATGGACATCATCCGCAAAGGCATTGTGGGTGTGGGCAAAGAACTCCAAGCAGGCCATCTGGAAGATGCTGCAGTTGCCATCATGACCACCGACACCCGTCCCAAAGTGCGGGCAGCGAAAATTGGCGATGCGGTTCTGGTGGGCATGGCCAAAGGAAGTGGCATGATCGAGCCGAACATGGCCACCATGCTGTCCTACTTTGCTACCGATGCCAAAATCGATCCAGAGACCCTGCAAAACCTGTTGCGCGAAGTGGTCAACCTGTCTTTCAACATGGTCAGTGTGGACACCGACACCTCCACGTCAGACACCGTGGCGATGATGGCCAACGGACTGGCCGGAGAAGTGGATCTGGAGGCTTTCAAACAGGTTTTTCTGAGCATGGCCATTGAACTGGCACAGGAAATCGCCAGAGATGGTGAAGGGGCCACCAAGTTGATCGAGGTGCGCGTCAAAGGGGCCAATTCTTTTCAGGACGCCAAAGCCCTTGCCAAAAGCATTGTGAACAGCCCTCTGGTGAAAACCGCCATTTTCGGCACGGATCCGAACTGGGGACGCATCGCCATGGCTCTGGGCAAGGTGGAGACCTTCAACACCCAGATTGATCCTTACTTGGTGCAGATTTCTTTTGGAGACCTGATGGTCTACGACAAAGGCAACTCCGACACCGGTCAACTCGATGCCCTGACCGCTTACCTGAAAGGCAAGGACATCCTGATTGATGTGCACCTGAATCTGGGCGATCAGGAAGCCACCGTCTGGGGCTGCGACCTGACCTACGAGTACGTCAAAATCAATGGTGAATACACCACCTGA
- the argC gene encoding N-acetyl-gamma-glutamyl-phosphate reductase: MGKPRVFIDGEAGTTGLQIRARLQDRTDLELISIDPALRKDQNERKRLLNLADVVVLCLPDEASKEAVEMLDNHTTRVLDASTAFRVAEGWTYGFPEMTEGQKDRIRNARFVSNPGCYSTGMIALIRPLTDAGLLSEEALLSVQGFSGYSGGGRQLVDAMEGKGTHPMAGQFKAYALGLSHKHLPEMKTYGGLQHAPLFTPAVGAWRQGMLVQVPLHLSMFPEGTTPEHIHAALEKHYQGQRFIEVMPYEHGKPENAILDPQALNDTNKLQIFVFANPELGQMLLVSRLDNLGKGASGAAAQNLDVMLGLEGDQDYSVPSGQL, encoded by the coding sequence ATGGGTAAACCCCGAGTATTCATTGATGGCGAGGCCGGAACCACAGGCCTGCAAATCCGGGCGCGTCTGCAAGACCGCACCGATCTGGAACTCATCAGCATTGATCCGGCTTTGCGGAAAGACCAGAACGAGCGCAAACGCTTGCTGAACCTTGCCGATGTGGTGGTGTTGTGCCTTCCCGACGAGGCCTCCAAAGAAGCCGTGGAAATGCTGGACAACCACACCACCCGTGTGCTGGACGCCAGCACCGCTTTTCGCGTGGCTGAAGGCTGGACTTATGGTTTCCCTGAGATGACAGAGGGCCAGAAGGACCGCATTCGCAATGCCCGGTTTGTTTCCAATCCCGGTTGTTACTCCACAGGCATGATTGCCCTGATCCGTCCCCTCACCGATGCAGGGCTGCTCTCTGAGGAGGCCCTTCTGAGTGTGCAGGGTTTCAGTGGTTACTCTGGCGGAGGCCGTCAACTGGTGGATGCCATGGAAGGGAAAGGCACCCATCCGATGGCCGGACAGTTCAAAGCTTATGCTCTGGGCCTGTCCCACAAGCACCTTCCAGAGATGAAAACCTATGGGGGTTTGCAGCACGCGCCCCTGTTCACGCCAGCCGTTGGGGCATGGCGTCAGGGAATGCTGGTTCAGGTTCCCCTGCACCTGAGCATGTTCCCTGAGGGCACCACCCCAGAGCACATCCATGCTGCACTGGAGAAACATTATCAGGGTCAACGCTTCATTGAAGTGATGCCTTATGAGCATGGCAAACCAGAGAATGCCATTCTTGACCCGCAAGCCCTGAACGACACCAACAAACTGCAAATTTTTGTGTTTGCCAACCCTGAACTCGGTCAAATGTTGCTGGTCTCCAGATTGGACAACCTTGGGAAAGGCGCTTCTGGAGCGGCTGCACAGAATCTGGATGTCATGCTGGGCCTCGAAGGGGATCAGGATTACAGCGTTCCCTCTGGGCAGTTATGA
- the thiD gene encoding bifunctional hydroxymethylpyrimidine kinase/phosphomethylpyrimidine kinase: MHVALSIAGSDPSGGAGIQADLKTFHAHKVYGLTVPTLITVQNTLGVKRVHLLPAELVFQQIQALRADFPIHAVKIGALGNQSIIQAVHAALKGLEIPIVLDPVLVSSSGKALLAPEDTEALKTLLFPIATLITPNLPELEVLYQGKVPLKGNFLVKGGHGTSDVLTDVLWMDGVQMGTFQAPRQHTRHLHGTGCTLSSSIAAHLALGFELPEGTQKAHDYLQGAIRNAPDLGHGSGGLQHFWAENGHENV, from the coding sequence ATGCATGTTGCCCTTTCCATTGCTGGCTCTGACCCCTCTGGAGGGGCAGGCATTCAAGCCGACCTGAAAACCTTTCATGCCCACAAAGTCTACGGATTGACCGTTCCCACCCTGATCACGGTGCAAAACACCCTTGGGGTGAAACGGGTGCATCTCCTGCCTGCAGAACTGGTGTTTCAGCAGATTCAGGCCCTGAGAGCTGACTTTCCCATCCATGCCGTCAAAATTGGGGCTCTGGGCAACCAGAGCATCATTCAGGCTGTGCATGCGGCTTTGAAAGGTCTGGAAATCCCCATCGTCCTTGATCCTGTGCTGGTGTCCAGCAGTGGAAAAGCTTTGCTCGCCCCAGAGGACACAGAAGCCCTGAAAACCTTGCTTTTTCCTATTGCCACCTTGATCACCCCCAATTTGCCAGAGCTTGAAGTGCTGTATCAGGGAAAAGTCCCTCTGAAGGGGAACTTTCTGGTCAAAGGAGGACATGGCACTTCTGATGTGCTCACCGATGTTTTGTGGATGGATGGTGTTCAGATGGGCACCTTTCAAGCTCCCAGACAACACACCCGGCACTTGCACGGCACAGGATGCACCCTTTCCAGCAGCATCGCTGCCCATCTTGCTCTGGGATTTGAATTGCCAGAGGGCACCCAAAAAGCCCATGATTACTTGCAAGGGGCCATTCGAAATGCACCTGATCTGGGGCATGGCTCTGGTGGATTGCAGCATTTCTGGGCTGAAAACGGGCACGAAAACGTTTAA
- the argF gene encoding ornithine carbamoyltransferase, which translates to MTKFPPILTGRDFLSNLDVTPAEYRTLMDTAHSMKRGEFKGLKPLEGQTLALIFEKASLRTRTTFDVATYQLGGHAITLTNNEIGLGVRERVSDVAKNLERWVDGIMARVYLQSTLMELAEHASVPVINGLSDFLHPVQLLADYQTIEENFGAGNLSGLKVTYLGDGNNLANSHIHMGILTGAHVTVCTPVGYEPNGGVLLEAIKAGANITLTHNIEEALEGTDVLYTDVWISMGQEAEADRKRKAFAGFCVDAPMLEKIKPEGIFLHCLPAHYGEEVVPEATEHRKSRVFDQAENRLHAQKALIYHVMGGQNVRW; encoded by the coding sequence ATGACGAAGTTCCCCCCGATCCTCACTGGCAGAGATTTCCTGAGCAATCTGGACGTGACGCCTGCAGAATACCGCACCCTCATGGACACCGCCCACTCCATGAAACGCGGCGAATTTAAAGGTCTCAAGCCTCTGGAAGGCCAGACCCTTGCCCTGATTTTCGAAAAAGCCTCCTTGCGCACCCGCACCACCTTCGATGTGGCCACCTACCAGTTGGGCGGTCATGCCATCACCCTCACCAACAACGAGATTGGTCTGGGCGTGCGTGAACGGGTCAGCGATGTTGCCAAGAACCTGGAACGCTGGGTGGATGGCATCATGGCCCGCGTGTACCTCCAGAGCACCCTCATGGAGCTTGCCGAGCATGCCAGTGTTCCAGTGATCAACGGTCTGTCCGACTTCCTGCATCCTGTGCAACTGCTCGCAGACTACCAGACCATCGAGGAGAACTTCGGCGCAGGAAACCTCTCTGGCCTGAAAGTGACCTACCTCGGAGACGGCAACAACCTCGCGAACAGCCACATCCACATGGGCATCTTGACCGGAGCACACGTCACCGTCTGCACCCCTGTGGGCTACGAGCCCAACGGTGGTGTGCTGCTCGAAGCCATCAAGGCTGGAGCCAACATCACCCTGACCCACAACATCGAAGAGGCTCTGGAAGGCACCGATGTGCTTTACACCGACGTCTGGATCTCGATGGGTCAGGAAGCCGAAGCCGACCGCAAACGCAAAGCTTTCGCAGGTTTCTGTGTGGACGCCCCCATGCTGGAAAAAATCAAGCCAGAGGGCATCTTCCTGCACTGCCTCCCTGCCCACTACGGCGAAGAAGTGGTCCCCGAAGCCACCGAACACCGCAAATCCCGCGTGTTTGATCAGGCCGAAAACCGCCTGCATGCCCAGAAAGCCCTGATTTACCATGTGATGGGTGGACAGAACGTTCGCTGGTAA